In Cicer arietinum cultivar CDC Frontier isolate Library 1 chromosome 1, Cicar.CDCFrontier_v2.0, whole genome shotgun sequence, one DNA window encodes the following:
- the LOC101496914 gene encoding UDP-glycosyltransferase TURAN isoform X2, translating into MAGKSKEKKEGGRRGRACVVVLGDIGRSPRMQYHALSLSNQASLEVDIVAYGGSEPHTALLANPSIHIHLMKQWPTSRQSLPKILQPLMLLLKPLVQFFMLLWYLCVKIPSPDIFIVQNPPSVPTLVAVKWASWLRNSSFVIDWHNFGYTLLGLSLGRNSRFVSLYKWFEKHYGKMADASLCVTKAMQHELAQNWGINATVLYDQPPDFFHPASLEEKHKLFCRLNKHFYQPLGVRDCISNGTSLMSSQIQNENLFTTEVGSDICLKPNRPALVVSSTSWTPDEDFSILLEAALMYDRRVAAILREDDSLDEEVVWKEISDGKQCLYPRLLFVITGKGPEKEKYEAKIKALKLKRVTFRTMWLSADDYPLLLGSADLGVCLHTSSSGLDLPMKVVDMFGCGLPVCAVSYSCIKELVSVDKNGLLFSSSSELADELLMLFKGFPNECDSLKVLKSGALETGSSARWFTEWEEHAKPLITKVISRF; encoded by the exons ATGGCAG gaAAAAGCAAAGAAAAGAAGGAAGGAGGAAGAAGAGGGAGAGCGTGTGTTGTTGTTTTGGGTGACATTGGACGCAGCCCTAGAATGCAATACCATGCTCTTTCACTCTCCAATCAg GCTTCCCTAGAGGTAGATATTGTTGCATATGGAG GTTCAGAGCCTCATACTGCACTTCTTGCTAACCCATCCATTCATATTCACCTAATG AAGCAGTGGCCAACAAGCCGTCAAAGCTTACCGAAGATACTTCAACCTTTAATGCTTTTGTTGAAGCCCTTGGTTCAATTTTTCATGCTTCTTTGGTACCTTTGTGTTAAGATACCTTCTCCTGATATTTTTATTGTCCAG AATCCTCCTTCAGTTCCAACTCTGGTGGCAGTAAAATGGGCTAGCTGGTTAAGGAATTCATCATTTGTCATAGATTGGCATAATTTTGGATATACTCTACTTGGACTGTCACTGGGAAGGAATAGCCGTTTCGTCTCTTTATACAAATG GTTTGAGAAGCATTATGGGAAAATGGCAGATGCTTCTCTATGTGTAACAAAAGCGATGCAGCATGAATTGGCTCAAAACTGGGGAATTAA TGCTACGGTGTTGTATGACCAGCCTCCTGACTTCTTTCATCCGGCTTCGCTGGAGGAGAAGCATAAG TTGTTTTGCAGATTGAATAAACACTTTTATCAGCCTCTTGGTGTTAGAGATTGTATTAGTAATG GAACTTCACTGATGAGTAGCCAAATCCAAAATGAGAATCTATTTACAACCGAGGTTGGTTCAGACATATGTTTGAAGCCAAACCGGCCTGCACTTGTTGTAAGCAGCACGAGCTG GACCCCTGATGAAGATTTTAGCATTCTCTTGGAAGCTGCTTTAATGTATGACCGACGTGTTGCAGCTATATTAAGAGAAGATGATTCACTAGACGAGGAGGTCGTTTGGAAAGAAATATCTGATGGAAAACAATGTTTATATCCCAGATTGTTATTCGTCATCACAG GTAAAGGTCCGGAAAAAGAGAAGTATGAGGCTAAAATAAAGGCATTGAAACTTAAGCGTGTGACCTTTCGTACCATGTGGCTATCTGCCGATGATTATCCGTTATTGCTAG GATCAGCTGATCTAGGTGTTTGTCTGCATACTTCATCGTCAGGATTAGACCTTCCGATGAAG GTTGTTGATATGTTTGGCTGTGGACTGCCTGTTTGTGCTGTTTCGTACTCTTG CATTAAAGAGCTGGTTAGTGTTGACAAAAATGGTCTTCTCTTCTCTTCATCTTCAGAGCTAGCTGATGAACTTTTG
- the LOC101494848 gene encoding DNA polymerase zeta processivity subunit isoform X1 — protein sequence MERRENQTPQGQIARVLVEFLEVAIASVVFLKGVYPSGAFERRRYMNVVVQRACHPQLRYYIHATISGLLPFIQKGMVERVAVIFFNANDVPLEKFVFMLGVNLSYGSTVEEVDLQFSLRSFLSKLSISESLTKKLPPDSRWEITAYFRSLPEAGTSKEANLWIPSDTKQWQQPPLITPIKSMNCEPLCLQLYLEHPCLSESLL from the exons ATGGAACGCAGAGAGAATCAAACTCCACAAG GCCAAATAGCTAGGGTTTTGGTTGAATTTTTGGAAGTGGCTATTGCTTCTGTTGTTTTTCTCAAAGGGGTTTATCCTTCTG GGGCTTTTGAGAGGAGAAGGTATATGAATGTGGTGGTTCAAAGGGCTTGTCATCCTCAGCTTAGATATTACATACATGCCACTATTTCAGGACTTCTTCCCTTTATACAAAAG GGCATGGTTGAAAGAGTAGCTGTTATTTTCTTCAATGCCAACGATGTTCCACTGGAGAAATTTGTTTTCATGCTTGGAGTGAACCTCTCTTATGGCTCAACTGTAGAAGAGGTCGATCTTCAGTTCTCTCTGAGATCATTTCTGAGCAAGCTGTCAATCTCGGAATCTCTCACTAAGAAGCTTCCTCCCG ATTCCAGGTGGGAAATAACTGCTTATTTTCGTTCCCTTCCCGAGGCAGGTACGAGCAAGGAAGCGAACTTGTGGATCCCATCCGACACAAAGCAGTGGCAACAGCCTCCACTTATAACGCCTATCAAATCAATGAATTGTGAGCCTCTATGTTTGCAATTGTACTTGGAGCATCCATGTTTATCAGAATCATTGCTTTGA
- the LOC101494848 gene encoding DNA polymerase zeta processivity subunit isoform X2: MERRENQTPQGQIARVLVEFLEVAIASVVFLKGVYPSGAFERRRYMNVVVQRACHPQLRYYIHATISGLLPFIQKGMVERVAVIFFNANDVPLEKFVFMLGVNLSYGSTVEEVDLQFSLRSFLSKLSISESLTKKLPPGTSKEANLWIPSDTKQWQQPPLITPIKSMNCEPLCLQLYLEHPCLSESLL; encoded by the exons ATGGAACGCAGAGAGAATCAAACTCCACAAG GCCAAATAGCTAGGGTTTTGGTTGAATTTTTGGAAGTGGCTATTGCTTCTGTTGTTTTTCTCAAAGGGGTTTATCCTTCTG GGGCTTTTGAGAGGAGAAGGTATATGAATGTGGTGGTTCAAAGGGCTTGTCATCCTCAGCTTAGATATTACATACATGCCACTATTTCAGGACTTCTTCCCTTTATACAAAAG GGCATGGTTGAAAGAGTAGCTGTTATTTTCTTCAATGCCAACGATGTTCCACTGGAGAAATTTGTTTTCATGCTTGGAGTGAACCTCTCTTATGGCTCAACTGTAGAAGAGGTCGATCTTCAGTTCTCTCTGAGATCATTTCTGAGCAAGCTGTCAATCTCGGAATCTCTCACTAAGAAGCTTCCTCCCG GTACGAGCAAGGAAGCGAACTTGTGGATCCCATCCGACACAAAGCAGTGGCAACAGCCTCCACTTATAACGCCTATCAAATCAATGAATTGTGAGCCTCTATGTTTGCAATTGTACTTGGAGCATCCATGTTTATCAGAATCATTGCTTTGA
- the LOC101494848 gene encoding DNA polymerase zeta processivity subunit isoform X3: protein MERRENQTPQGQIARVLVEFLEVAIASVVFLKGVYPSGAFERRRYMNVVVQRACHPQLRYYIHATISGLLPFIQKGMVERVAVIFFNANDVPLEKFVFMLGVNLSYGSTVEEVDLQFSLRSFLSKLSISESLTKKLPPGKCKVRARKRTCGSHPTQSSGNSLHL, encoded by the exons ATGGAACGCAGAGAGAATCAAACTCCACAAG GCCAAATAGCTAGGGTTTTGGTTGAATTTTTGGAAGTGGCTATTGCTTCTGTTGTTTTTCTCAAAGGGGTTTATCCTTCTG GGGCTTTTGAGAGGAGAAGGTATATGAATGTGGTGGTTCAAAGGGCTTGTCATCCTCAGCTTAGATATTACATACATGCCACTATTTCAGGACTTCTTCCCTTTATACAAAAG GGCATGGTTGAAAGAGTAGCTGTTATTTTCTTCAATGCCAACGATGTTCCACTGGAGAAATTTGTTTTCATGCTTGGAGTGAACCTCTCTTATGGCTCAACTGTAGAAGAGGTCGATCTTCAGTTCTCTCTGAGATCATTTCTGAGCAAGCTGTCAATCTCGGAATCTCTCACTAAGAAGCTTCCTCCCGGTAAATGCAAG GTACGAGCAAGGAAGCGAACTTGTGGATCCCATCCGACACAAAGCAGTGGCAACAGCCTCCACTTATAA